In one window of Spiroplasma corruscae DNA:
- a CDS encoding glycoside hydrolase family 32 protein: MKWEKHDKIDSSHLRFFEDWHDKKESDWYNNQFHLSGFCGSVNDPNGLVFHDNKYFIFIQNCPFSILHYNKSWALYTTTDFINYTYEGITLTPSNKYDKDGVFSGSARVNDKGEMEIYYTGNIKFNDIDRTSYTLKAFIDLKKKLVTKELLFECDKTKYTGHFRDPIVFEKNNKLFMMNGAQTYDKKGTLSIHGFENNQWKFIKDVNLDEGFEQHSYMVECPNHFYIDDKEFVFACFEQDAKLKDGSHFVKYRQVEIDNNLNIKFLTDLRKIDLGFDFYAPQVFSNIKDRTIMLGWLGNSKSNPFPKELNTWSNHLTVPRQLTVKGDKMYQYPIKEMDELRFQLIKPSKDSYFYDNGIVEVLASDINNNDFNLSIGNEKKSILLKVENNKFIVDRTNMDYKSEEDLPSILDFGNLKVNDLRVLIDRSCLEIFVNSGEHAISVRFFIKDHSKIKTNLNKLNVYQLEGYNYEWHNRIFKNELKEK; this comes from the coding sequence ATGAAATGAGAAAAACACGATAAAATTGATTCAAGTCATCTTAGATTCTTTGAGGATTGACATGATAAAAAAGAAAGTGATTGATACAATAACCAATTTCATCTATCTGGCTTTTGTGGTTCGGTAAATGACCCAAATGGACTAGTATTTCATGATAATAAATATTTTATTTTCATTCAGAATTGTCCATTTAGTATCTTGCATTATAATAAGTCTTGAGCTTTATACACAACTACTGATTTTATAAATTATACATATGAAGGGATTACACTAACTCCTTCAAATAAATATGATAAGGATGGTGTGTTTTCAGGAAGTGCAAGAGTTAATGATAAAGGCGAAATGGAAATATACTATACTGGAAATATTAAGTTTAATGATATCGATAGAACAAGTTATACATTAAAAGCTTTTATTGATTTAAAGAAAAAACTAGTTACTAAAGAGTTATTATTTGAATGTGATAAAACAAAATATACAGGTCATTTTAGAGATCCAATTGTATTTGAAAAAAATAATAAACTATTTATGATGAATGGTGCTCAAACATATGATAAAAAGGGAACTTTAAGCATTCATGGATTTGAAAATAATCAATGAAAATTTATTAAAGATGTAAATCTAGATGAAGGTTTCGAACAACATTCTTATATGGTAGAATGCCCTAATCATTTCTATATTGATGATAAAGAGTTTGTATTTGCTTGTTTCGAACAAGATGCAAAATTAAAAGATGGTAGTCACTTTGTTAAATATAGACAAGTTGAAATTGATAATAATCTCAATATAAAATTCTTAACAGATTTAAGAAAAATAGATTTAGGATTCGATTTCTATGCACCTCAGGTTTTTTCAAATATTAAAGATAGAACTATTATGCTTGGTTGATTAGGTAACTCAAAATCAAACCCATTCCCAAAAGAACTTAATACTTGAAGTAATCATTTAACTGTTCCAAGACAATTAACAGTTAAAGGTGATAAGATGTATCAATATCCAATAAAAGAAATGGATGAATTAAGATTTCAACTAATAAAACCTTCAAAAGATTCATATTTTTATGATAATGGTATTGTTGAAGTTTTAGCTTCAGATATTAATAATAATGATTTTAATTTATCAATTGGAAATGAAAAAAAATCAATTTTATTAAAAGTAGAAAACAATAAGTTTATAGTTGATAGAACTAATATGGATTATAAAAGCGAAGAAGATTTACCATCAATTTTAGATTTTGGAAATCTCAAAGTTAATGATTTAAGAGTTCTTATCGACAGAAGCTGTTTAGAAATATTCGTAAATAGTGGTGAACACGCAATATCTGTTAGATTCTTTATAAAAGATCATAGTAAAATTAAAACTAATTTAAATAAATTGAATGTATATCAATTAGAAGGTTATAATTATGAATGACATAATAGAATTTTCAAAAACGAGTTAAAGGAAAAATAA
- a CDS encoding DNA/RNA helicase domain-containing protein, protein MVKYKANVSKLINDIGWKNFSTIFGELFYEAQKGEMKSWDVSLKEFWKVLLLTNLNDNVDIYLEYTFDFASSRCDVIITGKINGVDKIMIIELKQHSRVIDITNKNDLLIYKSSKSSGTLSNQIKRYINFFQAFIEINNIKNTNIIGVGFLHDMWDIKLEEKKVIEDNNDWIVDNLKFKLFIKNQYIEFANYITEEFKNAENSNFIDDFEKSLSIRGIKTIDVIKNKISDKELILTDQQKLFSDDIKYNINSKNAEKKLFIIEGNAGTGKTILIYSLYLYLRNSSKFNNSTHIMARNSTFIRNINSFLNDGYKFKQSSSVVKRKTDNNQVILFDEGQRLTMEQIIKAIDNSKAIIICIDEKQKINYTDEVRKKLIIDYFKAKYPKGIHKSYLLENSIRFLNNRNYIKLVYSFFNNDFIHCEENANIYLYNNQSQLHQKIIELNNNSENLMIKSFKLDDDAKKYSYNWINSSYKMNEIASIYYVHGLEVDYVVIYIPKYIEVKDKNYVEFVDSIKTNRFLTLLTRALKGAFIYCEDEKLYNILYKKLNY, encoded by the coding sequence ATGGTAAAATACAAAGCAAATGTTTCTAAGTTAATAAATGACATTGGTTGAAAGAATTTCTCTACAATATTTGGTGAGTTATTTTATGAGGCTCAAAAAGGAGAGATGAAATCTTGAGATGTTTCGTTAAAGGAGTTTTGAAAGGTATTATTACTAACTAATTTAAATGATAATGTTGATATTTATTTAGAGTATACTTTTGATTTTGCTTCATCTAGATGTGATGTAATAATAACAGGTAAAATAAATGGTGTTGATAAAATTATGATTATTGAACTTAAGCAGCATTCAAGAGTTATAGATATAACTAATAAAAATGATTTATTGATTTATAAGAGTAGTAAATCATCAGGAACATTATCAAATCAAATTAAAAGGTATATTAACTTTTTTCAGGCTTTTATTGAAATAAATAATATTAAAAATACAAATATTATTGGTGTAGGATTTCTTCATGATATGTGAGATATAAAACTAGAAGAAAAAAAAGTTATAGAAGATAATAATGATTGAATTGTTGATAATCTAAAATTTAAGTTATTTATAAAAAATCAATACATTGAATTTGCCAATTATATTACAGAAGAATTTAAAAATGCTGAAAATAGTAATTTTATCGATGATTTTGAAAAAAGTTTAAGTATACGTGGAATCAAAACAATCGATGTAATAAAAAATAAAATATCTGATAAGGAATTAATATTAACAGATCAACAAAAGCTTTTCTCAGATGACATCAAATATAATATAAATAGTAAAAATGCAGAGAAAAAGTTATTTATTATTGAAGGTAATGCCGGAACTGGTAAGACAATACTAATATATTCGTTGTACTTATACTTAAGAAATTCATCTAAATTCAATAATAGCACTCATATAATGGCAAGAAACTCGACATTCATTAGAAACATAAATTCTTTTTTAAATGATGGTTATAAATTTAAGCAATCTAGCTCAGTGGTTAAAAGAAAAACGGATAATAATCAAGTTATTTTATTTGATGAAGGTCAAAGATTAACCATGGAGCAAATAATTAAAGCAATTGATAATTCAAAAGCAATAATTATTTGCATAGATGAAAAGCAAAAGATAAATTATACTGATGAGGTTAGAAAAAAACTAATAATTGATTATTTTAAAGCAAAATATCCAAAAGGAATTCATAAAAGTTACTTATTAGAAAATAGTATTAGATTTTTAAATAACAGAAATTATATAAAATTGGTCTACTCTTTTTTTAATAATGATTTTATCCACTGTGAAGAAAATGCTAATATTTATCTATATAATAATCAAAGTCAATTACATCAAAAAATTATAGAGTTAAATAATAATTCTGAAAATCTAATGATTAAATCTTTTAAGCTTGATGATGATGCAAAAAAATATAGCTATAATTGAATTAATTCAAGTTATAAAATGAATGAAATTGCATCAATTTATTATGTTCATGGTTTAGAAGTTGATTATGTAGTTATTTACATTCCAAAATATATTGAAGTGAAAGATAAAAACTATGTTGAATTTGTCGATTCTATAAAAACTAACAGGTTTTTAACTTTATTAACAAGAGCTTTAAAAGGTGCTTTTATTTATTGTGAAGATGAGAAATTATATAATATTCTTTATAAGAAATTAAATTATTAA
- a CDS encoding GntR family transcriptional regulator, with amino-acid sequence MDKKWEIVFDYLMYLIRENKVHPGEVLPSQNMLKTKFKYSEQPIRIAFNKLIELKIVKSVNGKGFVVQDKIKNNLLFSFRELFPDSINKYTYFNEINCDTKFSKISGYQEGSVLLEFHCTRMSNDKKVILFQISYLLKEKFIGLTLEKLNNNGLMHYIENNTNSIVSHATKKINYVKNVEDILDKFDHFDESIDALILDEGKVYDIFGEVLEYRKSYYKPEEFEWNFIEWRK; translated from the coding sequence ATGGATAAAAAATGAGAGATTGTTTTTGATTATTTGATGTATTTAATTAGAGAAAATAAAGTACATCCTGGTGAAGTTCTACCAAGTCAAAATATGTTAAAAACAAAATTTAAGTACTCAGAACAACCTATAAGAATAGCATTTAATAAATTAATTGAATTAAAAATAGTAAAATCTGTTAATGGAAAAGGATTTGTAGTTCAAGATAAAATTAAAAATAATTTATTATTTAGTTTTAGAGAGTTATTTCCTGATTCAATAAACAAATATACTTATTTTAATGAAATTAATTGTGATACTAAGTTTTCTAAAATAAGTGGGTATCAAGAAGGTAGTGTTTTATTGGAATTTCATTGTACTAGAATGTCAAATGATAAAAAAGTAATATTATTCCAAATTAGCTATTTATTAAAAGAAAAGTTTATAGGTTTAACCCTAGAAAAATTAAATAATAACGGCTTAATGCATTACATTGAAAATAATACTAATTCTATTGTTAGTCATGCAACAAAAAAAATTAATTATGTTAAAAACGTTGAAGATATATTAGATAAGTTTGACCATTTTGATGAATCAATCGATGCATTGATTCTTGATGAGGGCAAAGTTTATGATATTTTCGGAGAAGTATTAGAGTATAGAAAAAGTTATTATAAACCAGAAGAGTTTGAGTGAAATTTTATAGAGTGACGAAAATAA
- a CDS encoding PTS transporter subunit EIIC, with protein MKKVNYAIEAQRFYDAVGGKDNIDNYLHCVTRLRFNIKDKEKVNISAIKESPIAKGTNWTQNQLQIILGTGVVESVYAEVQKIYNKTEKTSTEDLQKSKKESFEEFKLKAKESKEAIRNRGGKFAWIQLSMKALGDIFLPIVPAIVAAGLAMGFAALFQNIFHYDTESLLGKILDIITKTAFSSLSVLVCWSTVKKFGGSPVLGIIVGLMLISPLLPDKGSIATWNAQQDFASSFDASKFDGKDMQTVWKEATGLGWMTNPVVPIKLWIIPITGYQGSVLPALVIGIGVAYLEKWIKTWMPKAVNIIFTPFLTIVVSLLVALFVLGPILLMVEEGILIATQAILSIPFGFGTGLIAGILQAIVITGCHQILQGLEMQLVIKGNTPDAAGHLSGSIFNAIWTASIISQGGAAMAVAIKAKSKQQRNLGISSATSTFFGITEPAIFGVNLPAIKPFIFASVGGFVGGLFAGIFSVTCKGMGVTVIPGLILYTNDIKNLLLMIALNVISFGVAFSLTFFFYWEAGRKVTQKALDAFNKKINEFKVKLSNIKNQVSEVKSEVILKRMEIRLEKLHKKEDKLKEDKLKYDNYLIEVKELRAKDKAEALKLKQEKSDHKKMINDLKSDPIKWKEYKEKIKQESKSK; from the coding sequence ATGAAGAAAGTTAATTATGCAATTGAAGCACAAAGGTTTTATGATGCTGTTGGTGGTAAAGATAATATTGATAATTACTTACATTGCGTTACTAGACTTCGTTTCAATATTAAAGATAAAGAAAAAGTTAATATTAGTGCGATTAAGGAGTCTCCGATTGCCAAAGGTACTAATTGAACACAAAATCAATTACAAATAATATTGGGAACCGGTGTTGTTGAATCAGTTTACGCTGAGGTACAAAAGATTTATAATAAAACAGAAAAAACTTCAACAGAAGATTTGCAAAAAAGTAAAAAAGAATCATTTGAAGAATTCAAACTTAAAGCTAAAGAGTCAAAAGAAGCAATTAGAAATAGGGGAGGAAAGTTTGCTTGAATACAATTAAGTATGAAAGCATTAGGTGATATTTTCTTACCAATTGTACCAGCTATAGTTGCTGCTGGACTTGCAATGGGATTTGCAGCGTTATTTCAAAATATATTTCATTATGATACAGAATCTTTATTAGGAAAAATACTTGATATTATTACTAAAACAGCTTTTAGCTCGTTATCAGTACTAGTATGTTGATCAACTGTAAAAAAATTTGGTGGAAGCCCTGTTTTAGGGATAATAGTAGGATTAATGTTAATAAGTCCTTTGTTACCAGATAAGGGTTCAATTGCAACTTGAAATGCTCAACAAGATTTTGCAAGTTCATTTGACGCAAGTAAATTTGATGGTAAAGATATGCAAACTGTTTGAAAAGAAGCAACAGGATTGGGTTGAATGACTAATCCAGTTGTTCCAATTAAATTGTGAATTATTCCAATAACAGGTTATCAAGGATCTGTTTTACCTGCATTAGTAATTGGTATAGGAGTTGCATATTTAGAAAAATGAATAAAAACTTGAATGCCAAAGGCTGTTAACATAATATTTACACCATTTTTAACTATTGTAGTTTCATTATTAGTAGCTTTATTTGTATTGGGACCAATATTATTAATGGTTGAAGAAGGTATTTTAATAGCAACACAAGCAATTTTAAGTATTCCATTTGGTTTTGGTACAGGTTTAATAGCTGGTATTTTACAAGCTATCGTCATCACTGGATGTCATCAAATATTACAAGGATTAGAAATGCAACTTGTAATTAAAGGTAACACACCAGATGCAGCAGGGCACTTAAGTGGTTCAATCTTTAATGCAATATGAACAGCATCAATTATTTCACAAGGTGGAGCTGCAATGGCTGTTGCGATAAAAGCGAAATCTAAACAACAAAGAAACTTAGGTATATCATCTGCAACTTCTACATTTTTCGGAATAACTGAACCAGCAATATTTGGTGTCAATTTACCAGCAATAAAACCATTTATATTTGCATCAGTTGGTGGATTCGTTGGTGGTTTATTTGCTGGAATATTTAGTGTAACATGCAAAGGAATGGGTGTTACAGTAATACCAGGACTTATATTATATACAAATGATATTAAAAATTTATTATTAATGATTGCATTAAATGTAATTTCATTTGGAGTAGCTTTCTCTCTTACTTTCTTCTTTTATTGAGAAGCTGGTAGAAAAGTTACACAAAAAGCATTAGATGCATTTAATAAAAAAATAAATGAATTCAAAGTAAAATTAAGTAATATTAAAAATCAAGTATCTGAAGTAAAAAGCGAAGTAATTTTAAAAAGAATGGAAATAAGACTTGAAAAACTACACAAAAAAGAGGATAAATTAAAAGAAGATAAATTAAAGTATGATAATTATTTAATAGAAGTTAAAGAGTTAAGAGCGAAAGATAAAGCAGAAGCTCTAAAATTAAAACAAGAGAAAAGTGATCATAAAAAAATGATAAATGATTTAAAATCAGATCCAATTAAATGGAAAGAGTACAAAGAAAAAATTAAACAAGAAAGTAAGTCTAAATAG
- a CDS encoding carbohydrate kinase family protein, translating to MKNIVSIGEVLMDVYPSEDGIKEEVGGASFNVSCSIAALETNNSYFMGSIGNDDYKDKIYNFINKYNIKKDFIQLSNKPTTVAKVTLDENKERFFKFIRNSDADFKLNQFSDEKLNEIDFIHFGSATGFLPGDLQKSYSDLYDFALHKSIKFSFDPNFRDKLWFTNNEVDSFKKYCEKYLLNADLIKLSDDELKLITGIPDQEEALKSLMVQNTKALICITRGCEDTMCAWNNEIIYVPVVLCDNLVDTTGAGDAFISNLINEFVNESVNPKTPKSEIIKIVKNSNNFANNAVRYIGAISFLDHLKK from the coding sequence ATGAAAAATATTGTTTCAATTGGTGAAGTATTAATGGATGTATATCCAAGTGAAGATGGCATAAAAGAAGAAGTTGGTGGAGCTAGCTTTAATGTATCTTGTTCAATAGCAGCATTAGAAACAAATAATAGTTATTTTATGGGTAGTATCGGAAATGATGACTATAAAGATAAAATATATAATTTTATTAATAAATATAATATTAAAAAAGATTTTATACAATTATCAAATAAACCAACTACTGTTGCAAAGGTAACTTTAGATGAAAACAAGGAGAGGTTCTTTAAGTTTATTAGAAATAGTGATGCTGATTTTAAATTAAATCAATTTAGTGATGAAAAACTAAACGAAATTGATTTTATTCATTTTGGTAGTGCAACAGGGTTTTTACCAGGAGATTTACAAAAATCATACTCTGATTTATATGATTTTGCATTGCATAAATCAATTAAGTTCTCATTTGACCCAAACTTTAGAGATAAGTTGTGATTTACTAATAATGAAGTGGATTCATTTAAGAAATATTGTGAAAAGTATTTATTAAATGCGGATTTAATAAAATTAAGCGATGATGAATTAAAACTAATAACAGGTATTCCTGATCAAGAAGAAGCATTAAAATCATTAATGGTTCAAAATACTAAAGCACTTATATGTATTACAAGAGGTTGTGAAGATACAATGTGTGCCTGAAATAATGAAATAATTTATGTACCAGTAGTTTTATGTGATAATTTAGTTGATACAACAGGGGCTGGAGATGCTTTCATTTCAAATCTAATTAATGAATTTGTTAATGAAAGTGTTAACCCTAAAACTCCAAAGAGCGAAATAATAAAGATTGTAAAAAATTCAAATAATTTTGCAAATAATGCAGTAAGATATATTGGCGCTATTAGTTTCCTTGATCATTTGAAAAAATAA
- a CDS encoding ABC transporter substrate-binding protein, whose product MKRLLISLMSLSLVSTLSTGLVVSCGKDIDPDSTYKTVLTNVEHWVTAKTMSEGDYYTLANTNATPLAGDEYGRVFGDLFLPKKEYSNSDPTIGWHDEAKKEWKYQLRSDAKWYRYNGEVVRNITVNDFVNTARFVLNPMNASPVYNLWADFIKGAKEINTEALAQKDKDDYDFDKIFDNMSKSGGLGIEANSNDNTVKFTLTKNTPYFESLLTYGVFAPLHDEVLVNPNIDKDYKLGYYSGAFLPTNYVQDSTLILDKNNDYYFANKTEVNRIRELKVSNVTPSTARTLFESNQKTLSGFVVSINDAQGWEKYVGDPENPNKSDGMTRYPDRGGGLGSWFLMFNYLNQDYYGADPTKQKEAILKSKLLQMKEVRAYISETLDRSQWAKYYSSIYDGTSDISSQLRNTFVPPTFVSGEDGKDYIDYFVDSLNSQEGFDADKTQEGKQEATRELLLDGSDFTRSMGLGASSLKDASKLSSQLTKKAQELRKLLKESKDEDIKSYFANDNASVQLIDYESPDIKTSVGQNIGLMYQKFNDIENNPLKVNVTYAASDQEYTSKSTSGYSDISLSGWNPDYADPMTYLSTIKMDGDYEGYLRMGKLFNYSTYEEASNGGKLDASAAFQALSNAASLNVNSAIKELYSKVILKDKNDSGSGQAISSLFEDRFNYTKQLVEADNKLTSVNSDRYKEFSKLEAQTFYSDYYAIPLLKTKPKYQFQVTYTLPYQLSSYAYGVSSNKYFNMKMTSVLLPYDELAKKQEVFFKELDEVKSDKLSHIDSYVWDKKADF is encoded by the coding sequence ATGAAAAGATTATTAATATCATTAATGTCATTATCATTGGTATCTACACTATCAACTGGCTTAGTTGTTTCTTGTGGTAAAGATATAGACCCTGACAGTACATATAAGACTGTATTGACTAATGTCGAACATTGAGTGACAGCAAAAACAATGTCTGAAGGAGATTATTATACTTTAGCCAATACTAACGCAACACCTTTAGCGGGTGATGAGTATGGTAGAGTATTTGGTGATTTATTTTTACCTAAAAAGGAATATTCAAATAGTGATCCAACAATAGGTTGGCATGATGAAGCTAAAAAGGAATGAAAATATCAATTAAGATCAGATGCAAAGTGATATAGATATAATGGTGAAGTTGTAAGAAATATTACTGTTAATGATTTTGTCAATACAGCAAGATTTGTTTTAAATCCAATGAATGCATCACCTGTATATAACTTATGAGCTGACTTTATTAAAGGTGCTAAAGAGATAAATACAGAAGCGCTTGCACAAAAAGATAAAGATGATTATGATTTTGATAAAATATTTGATAATATGTCAAAATCAGGAGGATTGGGTATAGAGGCTAATTCAAATGACAATACTGTTAAGTTTACATTAACTAAAAACACTCCTTATTTTGAGTCATTATTAACATATGGTGTTTTTGCTCCACTACATGATGAAGTATTAGTAAATCCAAATATTGATAAAGATTATAAATTAGGGTACTACTCAGGGGCATTTTTACCAACAAACTATGTACAAGATTCAACTTTAATATTGGATAAAAATAATGATTATTATTTCGCAAATAAAACAGAAGTAAACAGAATTAGAGAGTTAAAAGTGTCTAACGTTACACCTTCAACAGCTAGAACATTGTTTGAATCAAATCAAAAAACATTAAGTGGTTTTGTGGTTAGTATAAATGATGCACAAGGTTGAGAAAAATATGTAGGTGATCCGGAAAATCCTAATAAGTCTGATGGTATGACTAGATACCCAGATAGAGGTGGAGGTTTAGGTTCTTGATTCTTAATGTTTAACTACTTAAACCAAGATTATTATGGTGCTGATCCAACTAAACAAAAAGAAGCAATTCTAAAATCTAAATTACTTCAAATGAAAGAAGTTAGAGCATATATTTCTGAAACATTAGACAGATCTCAATGAGCAAAATATTACTCTTCAATATATGATGGAACTAGTGATATTTCAAGTCAATTAAGAAATACTTTTGTTCCACCTACTTTTGTTAGTGGTGAAGATGGTAAAGATTATATCGATTATTTTGTTGATTCATTAAATAGTCAAGAAGGATTCGATGCTGATAAAACACAAGAAGGTAAACAGGAGGCTACAAGAGAATTGCTTCTAGATGGTTCTGATTTTACTAGATCTATGGGACTTGGTGCAAGCTCACTTAAAGATGCATCAAAATTAAGTAGTCAATTAACTAAAAAAGCACAAGAGCTAAGAAAATTACTAAAAGAAAGTAAGGATGAAGATATAAAATCATACTTTGCAAACGATAATGCCAGCGTTCAATTAATTGATTATGAAAGTCCGGATATAAAAACTTCAGTTGGACAAAACATAGGGTTAATGTATCAAAAATTTAATGATATAGAAAACAACCCACTTAAAGTAAATGTAACTTATGCAGCTTCTGATCAAGAATATACATCAAAATCTACATCAGGTTATTCAGATATTTCTCTAAGTGGTTGAAACCCTGATTATGCAGATCCTATGACATATTTATCAACTATAAAAATGGATGGTGATTATGAAGGATATTTAAGAATGGGAAAACTATTTAATTATAGTACTTATGAAGAAGCTTCAAATGGTGGAAAACTAGATGCTTCTGCAGCATTCCAAGCATTATCAAATGCTGCAAGTTTAAATGTAAATAGTGCAATTAAAGAATTATATAGTAAAGTAATATTGAAAGATAAAAATGATAGTGGTAGTGGGCAAGCAATTTCTTCACTATTTGAAGACAGATTTAATTATACAAAACAGTTAGTTGAAGCTGATAATAAATTAACTAGTGTAAACTCTGATAGATATAAAGAATTTAGTAAATTAGAAGCACAAACATTCTATAGTGATTATTATGCAATTCCATTATTAAAAACTAAACCAAAATATCAATTCCAAGTAACTTATACATTACCATATCAATTATCAAGTTATGCATATGGTGTAAGTTCAAATAAATACTTTAACATGAAAATGACATCTGTCTTATTACCATATGACGAGTTAGCAAAAAAACAAGAAGTATTCTTTAAAGAACTTGATGAAGTTAAATCAGATAAATTATCACACATAGACTCATATGTATGAGATAAAAAAGCAGATTTTTAA